In the Candidatus Methylomirabilota bacterium genome, one interval contains:
- a CDS encoding UvrD-helicase domain-containing protein, which translates to MRGTVAPETILASLNPVQRQAVQATKGPVLVLAGAGSGKTRVIAHRIAWLLGVEGIDPRHVLAVTFTNKAAGEMRRRVEDLVVPAGIRPPLIATFHSTCVRILRARAALVGLPPSFVIYDEDDRLTIVKEAMRELDMDERQTTPASVVHRISHAKNHMLAVEEVERLARTPREERMAQLYRVYEERLKAAGGVDFDDLLLLVVRLLETSREAREWYRTLWTHVLVDEYQDTNRAQYRIVQLLTEAHRNLCVVGDPDQSVYRWRGADLRNILDFEKDFPDCLVVPLEQNYRSTKRILDIASGVIAHNAARRDKRLWTENAEGDRAQVYRAWDENEEAGWVAQTIRSQHAAGADYRDVAVFYRTNAQSRVLEDALRRASIPYVIVGGVRFYERREVKDLLAYLRLVVNPLDDVAFRRAVAAPSRGIGKATLDRLAESARARGLSLLTASAAPSPDLTAKARRALEDFGKLIAKLGALRESLAVPALIDEVAALSGYRDMLKAERTAEAEARLENIEELVAASEEFMATRQAVQALAPDLEAGPVTLEAF; encoded by the coding sequence ATGCGCGGCACCGTCGCTCCCGAGACCATCCTTGCCTCGCTCAATCCCGTCCAGCGTCAAGCCGTCCAGGCGACCAAGGGGCCCGTGCTGGTCCTGGCCGGCGCGGGCAGCGGCAAGACGCGGGTGATCGCCCACCGGATCGCGTGGCTTCTCGGCGTCGAAGGCATAGACCCGCGCCACGTCCTCGCCGTCACCTTCACGAACAAGGCGGCGGGGGAGATGCGTCGGCGCGTGGAGGATCTGGTCGTGCCCGCGGGCATCCGGCCCCCCCTCATCGCCACCTTCCACTCGACGTGCGTGCGCATCCTGCGCGCGCGCGCCGCCCTCGTGGGCCTGCCCCCCTCCTTCGTGATCTACGACGAGGACGATCGGCTCACCATCGTCAAGGAGGCGATGCGCGAGCTCGACATGGACGAGCGCCAGACCACGCCCGCCTCGGTGGTCCACCGCATCAGCCACGCCAAGAACCACATGCTCGCCGTGGAAGAGGTCGAGCGGCTGGCCCGCACTCCGCGCGAGGAGCGCATGGCCCAGCTCTATCGCGTCTATGAAGAACGGCTCAAGGCCGCGGGAGGCGTCGATTTCGATGATCTGCTCCTCCTCGTCGTCCGACTCCTCGAGACTTCGCGGGAGGCGCGGGAGTGGTACCGGACCCTGTGGACGCACGTGCTCGTGGACGAGTACCAGGACACCAATCGCGCGCAGTACCGCATCGTCCAGCTCCTCACCGAGGCCCACCGCAACCTCTGCGTGGTGGGAGACCCCGACCAGTCCGTGTACCGCTGGCGGGGCGCCGATCTCCGGAACATCCTGGATTTCGAGAAGGACTTTCCCGACTGCCTGGTCGTCCCCCTCGAGCAGAACTATCGCTCGACCAAGCGCATTCTGGATATCGCCTCCGGCGTCATCGCCCACAATGCCGCGCGGCGCGACAAGCGTCTGTGGACGGAGAATGCCGAGGGCGACCGGGCGCAGGTCTACCGCGCCTGGGACGAGAACGAGGAAGCGGGCTGGGTGGCCCAGACCATCCGCTCGCAGCACGCGGCAGGGGCGGACTATCGCGACGTGGCCGTCTTCTATCGCACCAATGCGCAATCCCGCGTCCTGGAAGATGCGCTGCGCCGGGCCAGCATCCCCTACGTCATCGTGGGCGGGGTGCGCTTCTACGAGCGGCGCGAGGTCAAGGACCTCCTCGCATATCTGCGTCTGGTGGTCAACCCCCTGGACGATGTCGCCTTCCGACGCGCGGTGGCGGCGCCGAGCCGTGGGATCGGCAAGGCCACGCTCGACCGGCTCGCCGAGAGTGCCCGGGCGCGCGGCCTCTCGCTGCTCACGGCCAGCGCGGCGCCCTCGCCCGACCTGACGGCCAAGGCGCGACGGGCCCTCGAGGATTTCGGAAAGCTCATCGCCAAGCTTGGCGCCCTCCGCGAAAGTCTGGCCGTGCCGGCCCTGATCGACGAGGTCGCGGCCCTCTCCGGCTATCGCGACATGCTCAAAGCCGAGCGGACGGCCGAGGCCGAGGC
- the glmS gene encoding glutamine--fructose-6-phosphate transaminase (isomerizing), translating to MCGIVGYIGDKDAVGLIVDGLKRLEYRGYDSAGIAVLGAAGLEVRRAAGRIKVLEGILRERPVKGSIGIGHTRWATHGRPTDDNAHPHTDGSGTLVVVHNGIIENYLPIKERLAAEGHVFTSETDTEVIAHLIERHLHDTPRLDEAVRRALRELSGSYAIGVLSKQTPDRLVAAKHGAGSVVVGLGQGETLLASDIPALLAHTRDVVILEDGDVAVITRHGVEITDLAGAPVSRTPTRILWDPILAEKGGYRHFMLKEIYEQPRAVADTLRGRVSPEGGTVVLPDIGLDPEIVERLQRVVLVACGTSYHAALVGRFLIERLAGISAEVDLGSEYRYRDAVLGPETLVVALSQSGETADTLGAVKAAREKGAPIVGITNVVGSALARESTGLLYTHAGPEIGVASSKTFTVTLTACYLLALWLGRRRGAIPAEDGRKHIQGLLELPRLLERVLESEPAIAELARDLAGYKNFLFLGRGIHYPMALEGALKLKELSYLHAEGYPAGEMKHGPIALIDDGMPVVALAPRDGSYDRMMGTIEEVRAREGRVIALAHEGDREIVARVSRVLTVPVSAELLSPIIMAVPLQLLAYHLAVRLGRDVDQPRNLAKSVTVE from the coding sequence ATGTGCGGCATCGTCGGCTATATCGGCGACAAGGACGCGGTGGGGCTCATCGTGGACGGCCTCAAGCGTCTCGAGTACCGCGGCTACGACTCGGCGGGCATCGCCGTGCTGGGCGCCGCGGGGCTCGAAGTGCGGCGCGCGGCCGGCCGCATCAAGGTGCTGGAGGGCATCCTGCGCGAGCGGCCGGTCAAGGGCAGCATCGGCATCGGGCACACGCGCTGGGCGACGCATGGCCGGCCCACCGATGACAACGCCCACCCGCACACCGACGGCTCGGGCACGCTCGTGGTCGTGCACAACGGCATCATCGAGAACTACCTGCCCATCAAGGAGCGGCTGGCCGCGGAAGGACACGTGTTCACGTCGGAGACCGATACCGAGGTGATCGCGCACCTCATCGAGCGCCACCTTCACGATACCCCGAGGCTCGACGAGGCCGTGCGCCGGGCCCTCCGCGAGCTTTCGGGATCCTATGCCATCGGGGTGCTGTCGAAGCAGACGCCCGACCGGCTGGTGGCGGCCAAGCACGGCGCGGGCAGTGTGGTGGTCGGGCTCGGGCAGGGAGAGACGCTCCTCGCCTCCGACATCCCCGCCCTGCTCGCCCACACGCGCGACGTGGTGATCCTGGAAGACGGCGACGTGGCGGTCATCACCCGCCACGGAGTCGAGATCACCGACCTCGCGGGTGCGCCCGTGTCGCGCACGCCCACCCGCATCCTCTGGGACCCGATCCTGGCGGAGAAGGGCGGATACCGCCACTTCATGCTCAAGGAGATCTACGAGCAGCCGCGGGCGGTGGCCGACACGCTCCGCGGCCGCGTCTCCCCCGAGGGCGGCACGGTGGTGCTGCCGGACATCGGGCTCGATCCCGAGATCGTGGAGAGACTGCAGCGCGTGGTCCTGGTCGCCTGCGGCACCTCATACCACGCCGCGCTCGTGGGGCGCTTCCTGATCGAGCGGCTGGCCGGGATCTCGGCGGAGGTCGACCTCGGCTCGGAATACCGCTACCGGGACGCCGTGCTCGGCCCCGAGACGCTGGTGGTCGCGCTGTCCCAATCTGGCGAGACGGCGGACACGCTCGGCGCCGTCAAGGCGGCGCGTGAAAAGGGCGCCCCCATCGTCGGCATCACCAATGTGGTGGGCTCCGCCCTCGCCCGCGAGTCCACGGGGCTGCTCTACACGCACGCGGGGCCCGAGATCGGCGTCGCCTCCTCCAAGACCTTCACGGTGACCCTGACCGCCTGCTACCTCCTGGCCCTCTGGCTCGGCCGCCGGCGCGGGGCCATTCCGGCCGAGGATGGCCGCAAGCACATCCAGGGCCTGCTCGAGCTGCCGCGCCTCCTCGAGCGCGTCCTCGAGAGCGAGCCGGCCATCGCGGAGCTGGCCCGCGACCTCGCCGGCTACAAGAACTTTCTCTTCCTCGGGCGGGGCATTCACTACCCCATGGCCCTCGAGGGCGCGCTCAAGCTCAAGGAGCTTTCCTATCTGCACGCCGAGGGCTACCCCGCCGGGGAGATGAAGCACGGGCCCATCGCCCTCATCGACGACGGCATGCCGGTGGTGGCGCTCGCCCCGAGGGACGGCTCGTACGATCGGATGATGGGCACCATCGAGGAGGTGCGCGCGCGCGAGGGGCGCGTCATCGCCCTCGCCCACGAGGGCGATCGGGAGATCGTAGCGCGCGTCTCGCGGGTGCTCACCGTGCCCGTCTCCGCCGAGCTCCTCTCCCCCATCATCATGGCCGTGCCCCTCCAGCTCCTGGCCTACCATCTCGCGGTTCGCCTCGGCCGCGACGTCGACCAGCCGCGCAACCTCGCCAAGTCCGTCACCGTCGAGTAG
- the glmU gene encoding bifunctional UDP-N-acetylglucosamine diphosphorylase/glucosamine-1-phosphate N-acetyltransferase GlmU, with protein sequence MSVLTAVILAAGDSKRMRSKLPKALHRVSGRPLIDYPVRLGRALGAQVVLVIGRGASEVRATVGEAQDLVYVEQKERLGTGHAVLQTRGACGEGAVLVLPADQPLMSREMLQALVEHHGKTGAAATLLTAELPDPTGYGRVIREGGRPVGIVEDKDATPAQRAIHEIGTSVYCFDAKSLWSALGQVVPQNEQGEYYLTDVIGILARSGATIEAVKATDPRECLGINDRSQLAEVAAVLRRRTLDRLMAAGVTILDPSATYVDDTVTVGADTVIYPGVILEGATTIGAECTVATGCHVSASRIGDRVTLRPYCVLSEALVEAEAQLGPFCHLRPLSHVGVGARIGNFVELKKSRIGRGAKVPHLSYVGDATVGAGANVGAGAITCNYDGVHKHETVIGAGAFVGTNSSLVAPVTIGEGAYVGAGSVITKDVPPGALAVARGKQEIREGWATRKRQGKKSKAEGKA encoded by the coding sequence ATGAGCGTGCTCACTGCGGTGATCCTGGCGGCCGGCGATTCGAAGCGCATGCGCTCGAAGCTTCCCAAGGCGCTTCACCGCGTGTCCGGCCGCCCGCTCATCGACTATCCGGTGCGGCTCGGCCGCGCCCTCGGCGCGCAGGTGGTCCTGGTCATCGGGCGCGGAGCTTCCGAGGTCCGGGCCACCGTGGGCGAGGCGCAGGATCTCGTCTACGTCGAGCAGAAGGAGCGGCTCGGCACCGGGCACGCGGTGCTCCAGACGCGTGGCGCCTGCGGGGAGGGCGCCGTCCTCGTCCTGCCGGCGGATCAGCCCCTCATGTCGCGGGAGATGCTCCAGGCCCTCGTCGAGCATCACGGGAAGACGGGGGCGGCGGCCACTCTGCTCACGGCGGAGCTGCCGGATCCCACGGGCTATGGTCGAGTCATCCGTGAGGGTGGCCGCCCCGTGGGCATCGTCGAGGACAAAGACGCCACGCCCGCTCAGCGAGCCATCCACGAGATCGGCACCAGCGTGTACTGCTTCGACGCCAAGTCTCTCTGGTCCGCTCTCGGCCAGGTCGTGCCCCAGAACGAGCAGGGCGAATACTACCTGACCGACGTGATCGGTATCCTGGCCCGAAGCGGGGCGACCATCGAAGCGGTCAAGGCGACGGATCCCCGGGAATGCCTCGGCATCAACGATCGGAGCCAGCTCGCGGAGGTGGCGGCCGTCCTCCGGCGGCGCACGCTCGATCGCCTCATGGCCGCGGGGGTGACCATCCTGGATCCGTCGGCGACCTACGTGGACGATACGGTGACGGTCGGCGCCGACACGGTGATCTATCCTGGCGTCATCCTGGAGGGCGCCACGACCATCGGGGCCGAGTGCACGGTGGCCACGGGCTGTCACGTGAGCGCCAGTCGCATCGGCGATCGCGTCACCCTCCGGCCGTACTGCGTGCTCTCCGAGGCTCTCGTCGAGGCCGAGGCCCAGCTCGGCCCCTTTTGCCATCTCCGGCCCCTCTCGCACGTCGGCGTGGGCGCCCGCATCGGCAATTTCGTCGAGCTCAAGAAGTCGCGGATAGGGCGCGGCGCCAAGGTGCCGCATCTCTCCTATGTCGGCGACGCGACGGTGGGCGCCGGCGCCAACGTCGGGGCGGGCGCCATCACGTGCAACTACGACGGCGTGCACAAGCACGAGACGGTGATCGGGGCCGGGGCCTTCGTGGGGACCAACTCGAGCCTGGTGGCCCCGGTCACCATCGGCGAGGGCGCCTATGTCGGCGCGGGCTCCGTGATCACCAAGGACGTGCCTCCGGGGGCGCTCGCGGTGGCGCGCGGCAAGCAAGAGATTCGCGAAGGCTGGGCCACGCGCAAGCGACAAGGAAAGAAGAGCAAGGCGGAGGGGAAGGCCTGA
- a CDS encoding RluA family pseudouridine synthase, whose amino-acid sequence MTGAAARRVAATVERAEAGRRLDLWLAERLPDLSRTRIKALVDAGRIRVDDAPALKASRRLRPGERVEAEIPPPPPEEMVPEAIPLTIVFEDDHVLVVDKPAGMVTHPGAGARSGTLAAAALAHAPGLAGVGGPRRPGIVHRLDKGTSGLIALAKTPQAYDSLTAQLQRRTVSRRYLCLAYGVIRREDGVIDAPLTRDPKSRVRMAVAREGTGRRAVTRFHVLERFRTATFLECRLETGRTHQIRVHLASMGHPLLGDETYGGRRARSGETLPEELVRGLEGVALHAAGLSFLHPVTGELVELASPLPTRIVRILSHLRPR is encoded by the coding sequence ATGACGGGCGCGGCCGCCCGACGCGTGGCGGCCACCGTCGAACGCGCCGAGGCGGGCCGGCGCCTCGACCTCTGGCTCGCCGAGCGGCTGCCCGATCTCTCGCGCACCCGCATCAAAGCGCTCGTGGATGCGGGCCGCATCCGCGTCGACGATGCGCCCGCCCTCAAGGCCTCGCGCCGGCTCCGTCCGGGAGAGCGGGTGGAGGCCGAGATTCCGCCTCCCCCGCCCGAGGAGATGGTCCCGGAGGCGATTCCCCTGACCATTGTCTTCGAGGACGACCACGTCCTTGTCGTGGACAAGCCGGCGGGTATGGTGACGCATCCGGGCGCGGGCGCGCGCTCGGGAACACTGGCCGCCGCCGCCCTGGCGCATGCGCCGGGTCTGGCGGGGGTGGGCGGTCCCCGGCGGCCCGGCATCGTGCATAGACTCGACAAGGGCACCTCGGGGCTGATCGCGCTGGCCAAGACGCCTCAGGCCTATGACTCGCTCACCGCGCAGCTCCAGCGCCGCACCGTCTCGCGGCGGTATCTCTGCCTCGCCTACGGCGTGATCCGGCGAGAGGACGGCGTGATCGACGCCCCGCTCACCCGCGATCCCAAGTCGCGAGTGCGTATGGCGGTGGCGCGGGAGGGGACGGGCCGGCGGGCCGTCACCCGCTTTCACGTGCTCGAGCGCTTTCGGACCGCGACCTTTCTCGAGTGCCGGCTCGAGACGGGGCGCACGCATCAGATCAGGGTGCATCTGGCGTCGATGGGCCACCCCCTCCTCGGTGACGAGACCTATGGCGGCCGTCGCGCGCGGTCCGGCGAGACGCTGCCCGAGGAGCTCGTGCGGGGTCTGGAGGGCGTGGCGCTCCATGCCGCCGGGCTGTCGTTTCTCCATCCCGTCACGGGCGAGCTGGTGGAGCTCGCGTCTCCTCTACCCACCAGGATTGTCAGGATCCTGTCTCATCTTCGTCCTCGGTGA
- the lspA gene encoding signal peptidase II, giving the protein MKLVAALAGIVVILDQVAKWLALTRLPSGVPLPVIDGFFSLTLIMNPGLAFGMLSAVPPTWRWVVAVLSLGALGVLAALAVRLLPDGGKPAAIAMGLIFGGAAGNLIDRARFGAVVDFLDFYWRGWHWPAFNVADSAISVGVALLALRMLMTSPPRA; this is encoded by the coding sequence ATGAAGCTCGTGGCGGCCCTGGCGGGGATCGTCGTGATCCTCGACCAGGTGGCCAAGTGGCTGGCCCTTACCCGCCTGCCCTCCGGCGTTCCCCTCCCGGTGATCGACGGATTCTTCTCGCTCACGCTCATCATGAATCCCGGACTGGCCTTCGGCATGCTCTCGGCGGTGCCGCCGACGTGGCGGTGGGTGGTGGCCGTCCTGTCTCTGGGCGCACTGGGCGTGCTCGCCGCTCTCGCGGTGAGGCTCTTGCCGGATGGCGGGAAACCGGCGGCCATCGCCATGGGACTGATCTTCGGCGGAGCCGCCGGCAACCTCATCGACCGGGCGCGCTTCGGGGCCGTCGTGGATTTCCTCGATTTCTACTGGCGCGGCTGGCACTGGCCCGCCTTCAATGTGGCGGACTCCGCCATCAGCGTGGGGGTGGCCCTCCTGGCCCTGCGCATGCTGATGACCTCGCCCCCGCGCGCATGA
- the ileS gene encoding isoleucine--tRNA ligase: MDYKDTLNLPKTSFPMKANLPKLEPDMLKRWEEMDIYGRLRKASATRPLWILHDGPPYANGHIHMGTLLNKVLKDFVVKSRSMLGHNSPYVPGWDCHGLPIEHQVDMELGLDTASVDVRQAMDPIEKRRRCREYAAKFIDIQREEFKRLGIFGDWEDPYRTMAPAYQATIVREFGRFVGRGLVHKGLKPVHWCMYCKTALAQAEVEYEEQTTPSVYVKFPLVSPSAELKRALGNRRASLVIWTTTPWTLPANLAIAVHPGATYTALEVDGEALVVARPLAEAFSALPGLQGRTRPTDVALPGEALVGSVARHPWIDREVPVLGADFVAMDTGTGLVHIAPGHGEEDYELGRKAGLKIYNPVDDDGRFLPEVAVFAGMTVWEANPKIIDLLRARNALVAQVVVEHTYPHCWRCKNPTLFRATEQWFIALDKNGLRQRALDAIRNHVRWIPAWGEERIYNMVAHRPEWVISRQRVWGVPIVAFYCAGCETLLLDQAVVEHVAGIMEAGTGADEWYARDAKDLLPAGTACGKCGGGEFRKETDILDVWFDSGCSHAAVLEKRPELRWPAEMYLEGSDQHRGWFHSSLLEAVGTRDRAPYGSVLTHGFVVDGDGRKMSKSQGNNIAPDELMPKFGADVLRLWVAAEDYAEDVRLSDEILNRLADAYRRIRNTCRFLLGTLADFDPERDRVSYDRMEELDRWALLRLGELIARARRAYEEYQFHVVFHAAHNFCAVDLSALYLDIIKDRLYVSAPDDPKRRAAQTVCFEILTALARFLAPVLTFTADEVWSHIPGRGKPESVHLVTFPEERGEWINERLRGEWERLLEVRGEVSRALEAARQQGRIGKAVDAVVFIVSAPEEEWRPLLETKGDALLATLFNVSAVRFSAAPPADSVTRYEGQDIPGLVLEVIPAAALGWKRCERCWTWSEGVGADPAHPALCGRCLPVVRARA; the protein is encoded by the coding sequence ATGGACTACAAGGACACCCTGAACCTTCCGAAGACGTCCTTCCCCATGAAGGCCAATCTGCCCAAGCTCGAGCCCGACATGCTCAAGCGTTGGGAGGAGATGGACATCTATGGACGTCTGCGCAAGGCGTCGGCCACGCGCCCGCTGTGGATCCTCCACGATGGCCCACCTTATGCCAATGGCCACATCCACATGGGCACCCTGCTCAACAAGGTGTTGAAGGACTTCGTCGTCAAGTCCCGGAGCATGCTGGGACACAATTCGCCGTACGTGCCGGGCTGGGACTGCCACGGGCTGCCCATCGAGCACCAGGTGGACATGGAGCTCGGCCTCGACACGGCGAGCGTGGACGTGCGACAGGCCATGGACCCGATCGAGAAGCGGCGGCGCTGTCGCGAGTACGCCGCCAAGTTCATCGACATCCAGCGCGAGGAGTTCAAGCGCCTGGGTATCTTCGGCGACTGGGAGGATCCATACCGGACCATGGCGCCGGCCTACCAGGCGACCATCGTGCGTGAGTTCGGGCGCTTCGTCGGACGCGGTCTCGTGCACAAGGGCCTCAAGCCCGTGCACTGGTGCATGTACTGCAAGACGGCCCTGGCCCAGGCCGAGGTCGAGTACGAGGAGCAGACCACGCCCTCGGTCTACGTCAAGTTCCCGCTCGTCTCGCCCTCGGCTGAGCTGAAGCGAGCTCTGGGGAACCGGCGCGCGTCTCTGGTCATCTGGACCACGACTCCGTGGACGCTTCCCGCCAACCTCGCCATCGCGGTCCATCCGGGGGCGACCTATACGGCGCTGGAGGTGGACGGCGAGGCCCTCGTGGTGGCGCGCCCGCTCGCCGAGGCCTTCTCCGCCCTCCCGGGTCTCCAGGGACGGACGCGGCCGACCGACGTCGCCCTCCCCGGTGAGGCGCTCGTGGGCTCGGTGGCGCGGCATCCGTGGATCGATCGCGAGGTGCCCGTCCTCGGCGCGGACTTCGTGGCCATGGACACGGGCACGGGGCTCGTCCACATCGCCCCCGGTCACGGCGAGGAGGACTACGAGCTCGGGCGCAAGGCGGGACTCAAGATCTACAACCCCGTGGACGACGACGGGCGCTTCCTGCCCGAGGTGGCGGTCTTCGCGGGCATGACGGTGTGGGAGGCCAATCCGAAGATCATCGACCTCCTGCGCGCGCGGAACGCCCTGGTCGCCCAGGTGGTCGTCGAGCATACGTATCCGCATTGCTGGCGGTGCAAGAACCCGACGCTCTTCCGCGCGACCGAACAGTGGTTCATCGCGCTCGACAAGAACGGGCTGCGCCAGCGGGCCCTCGACGCCATCCGGAACCATGTGCGCTGGATCCCCGCGTGGGGCGAGGAGCGGATCTACAACATGGTCGCCCATCGGCCCGAGTGGGTGATCTCGCGCCAGCGGGTGTGGGGTGTGCCCATCGTGGCCTTCTACTGCGCGGGCTGTGAGACCTTGCTGCTCGACCAGGCCGTGGTGGAGCACGTGGCCGGCATCATGGAAGCGGGAACGGGCGCCGACGAGTGGTATGCGCGGGATGCCAAGGACCTGCTGCCCGCGGGCACGGCCTGCGGAAAATGCGGCGGGGGGGAGTTCCGCAAGGAGACCGACATTCTGGACGTCTGGTTCGACTCGGGCTGCAGCCACGCGGCCGTGCTCGAGAAGCGTCCGGAGCTGAGATGGCCGGCCGAGATGTATCTGGAGGGCTCGGACCAGCACCGCGGGTGGTTCCACTCCTCGCTGCTCGAGGCGGTGGGCACTCGCGACCGCGCGCCCTACGGCTCCGTGCTCACGCATGGATTCGTGGTGGACGGTGATGGCCGGAAGATGTCGAAGTCCCAGGGCAACAACATCGCCCCGGACGAGCTCATGCCGAAGTTCGGGGCCGACGTGCTGCGTCTCTGGGTCGCGGCCGAAGACTATGCCGAGGACGTCCGACTCTCCGACGAGATCCTCAACCGGCTCGCCGATGCCTATCGACGCATCCGGAATACCTGCCGGTTCCTCCTCGGCACCCTCGCCGATTTCGATCCCGAGCGCGATCGGGTCTCCTACGACCGCATGGAGGAGCTCGATCGCTGGGCCCTCCTGCGCCTGGGCGAGCTCATCGCGCGCGCGCGGCGGGCCTACGAGGAGTATCAATTCCACGTGGTCTTCCACGCCGCGCACAATTTCTGCGCGGTGGACCTCTCGGCTCTCTATCTCGACATCATCAAGGACCGGCTGTACGTGTCGGCTCCGGACGATCCCAAGCGTCGCGCGGCGCAGACCGTGTGCTTCGAGATCCTCACGGCCCTCGCGCGATTCCTGGCCCCCGTCTTGACCTTCACGGCCGACGAGGTGTGGTCGCACATCCCGGGCCGCGGCAAGCCCGAGAGCGTGCATCTGGTCACCTTTCCCGAGGAGCGCGGGGAGTGGATCAACGAGCGGCTGCGCGGGGAGTGGGAGCGCTTGCTCGAGGTGCGCGGCGAGGTCTCGCGGGCCCTCGAGGCGGCGCGCCAGCAGGGGCGGATCGGCAAGGCCGTGGACGCGGTGGTCTTCATCGTCTCGGCTCCGGAGGAGGAGTGGCGGCCGCTCCTCGAGACCAAGGGCGACGCGCTCCTCGCCACCCTGTTCAACGTGTCGGCCGTGCGCTTCAGCGCCGCCCCGCCCGCGGACAGCGTCACCCGCTACGAGGGCCAGGACATTCCCGGGCTCGTGCTCGAGGTCATCCCCGCCGCCGCCCTCGGCTGGAAGCGCTGCGAGCGCTGCTGGACCTGGAGCGAGGGCGTGGGCGCCGATCCCGCCCACCCGGCGCTGTGCGGGCGCTGCCTGCCGGTGGTGCGCGCGCGCGCATGA
- a CDS encoding response regulator codes for MKILIADDDRLTRRMLEVILAKAGHELVAAASGSEAWQILSSPEAPSLAILDWMMPKMTGLEVCGKVREAGAAVPTYLIVLTSRGQMDDLVTAFEAGADDYITKPFEAEELRARVSVGVRMVTLQQQLADRILALEESLAHVQQLQGLIPICAWCRQVRSDGNFWEKVESYLGKRSGLQFTHAICPACKAKQTEGLRQLRPA; via the coding sequence GTGAAGATCCTGATCGCCGACGACGATCGGCTCACGCGCCGCATGCTCGAGGTGATCCTCGCCAAGGCAGGCCATGAGCTGGTGGCGGCGGCCAGCGGCTCCGAAGCCTGGCAGATCTTGAGCAGCCCGGAGGCTCCCTCCCTCGCGATCCTGGACTGGATGATGCCCAAGATGACGGGATTGGAGGTGTGCGGCAAGGTCCGAGAGGCGGGCGCGGCCGTCCCCACCTACCTCATCGTGTTGACGTCGAGAGGCCAGATGGACGACCTGGTGACGGCCTTCGAAGCCGGAGCGGACGACTACATCACGAAGCCGTTCGAGGCCGAGGAATTGCGGGCCCGTGTCTCCGTCGGAGTGCGGATGGTGACCCTGCAGCAGCAGCTGGCCGATCGCATCCTCGCCCTCGAGGAATCGCTCGCCCACGTCCAGCAGCTCCAGGGCCTCATTCCCATCTGCGCGTGGTGCCGGCAGGTCCGGAGCGATGGAAACTTCTGGGAGAAGGTGGAGAGCTATCTGGGCAAGCGCTCAGGCCTGCAGTTCACGCATGCCATCTGTCCAGCCTGCAAGGCCAAGCAGACCGAAGGTCTGAGGCAGCTTCGCCCCGCCTGA
- a CDS encoding Hpt domain-containing protein: MPGRTAGQVDDAPVRMSLALGRVEGDKDLLKELVDTFLEDLSERVAFLTAAIRRGDGQETFRSAHSLRGPLGVLCAEKALALAGELETMGRAGQLGEAATVCDAFELEITRAAAFLSSFDWKSL, translated from the coding sequence ATGCCGGGGCGGACCGCGGGACAGGTGGACGACGCGCCGGTGCGGATGTCGCTCGCCCTCGGCCGAGTCGAAGGCGACAAGGATCTCCTGAAAGAGCTGGTCGACACCTTCCTGGAAGATCTGTCAGAGCGTGTGGCGTTCCTGACGGCGGCCATCCGGCGCGGCGACGGTCAGGAGACGTTCCGGTCGGCCCACAGCCTGCGAGGTCCGCTCGGGGTCCTTTGCGCCGAGAAGGCGCTCGCGCTGGCCGGAGAGCTCGAGACCATGGGCCGGGCCGGCCAGCTCGGGGAAGCGGCCACTGTCTGCGACGCCTTCGAGCTGGAGATCACGAGGGCCGCCGCCTTTCTCAGCTCTTTCGATTGGAAGAGTCTGTGA
- a CDS encoding nuclear transport factor 2 family protein, whose amino-acid sequence MATTTASRSDLEVLQTLNRDYINSVQAGDVRRFDQILAEDFLCSNPNGTLIDREAFLKQTAQPVKISNLQAHDVNIRLMGDIAIIHARTTYARPDGQPGAGRYTDIWARRNGTWLAVSAHVTRC is encoded by the coding sequence ATGGCCACCACCACCGCGTCCCGGTCAGATCTCGAAGTCCTGCAGACTCTGAACCGCGACTACATCAATTCCGTGCAGGCCGGCGACGTCCGCCGCTTCGACCAGATCCTGGCCGAGGACTTCCTGTGCTCCAATCCCAACGGCACCCTCATCGATCGCGAGGCCTTCCTGAAGCAGACGGCGCAGCCCGTGAAGATCTCGAACCTCCAGGCCCACGACGTCAACATCCGCCTCATGGGCGACATCGCCATCATCCACGCCCGCACCACCTACGCGCGTCCCGACGGCCAACCCGGCGCCGGCCGCTACACGGACATCTGGGCGCGCCGCAACGGGACCTGGCTCGCCGTCTCCGCTCACGTCACCCGCTGCTGA